A stretch of the Papaver somniferum cultivar HN1 chromosome 6, ASM357369v1, whole genome shotgun sequence genome encodes the following:
- the LOC113289977 gene encoding U3 small nucleolar RNA-associated protein 14 homolog A-like yields the protein MAETKRKRIDNGGKRKPIQSSSGNNKKRRKNKKDEKHSGPRLPNQLRKQIEFLNQNSEPVHSDEDDEEIDSDEEVGGLHINDDLYEYEEVIPEEESKKNRRFDPVDNLEYELPEGFKDENIGSDDNEEDDGEDNDGSRGNEDSELSGAEEDGKHSRLLQRITGMPSEAFDGKAVKKNLTVSEAYPESEFNPSRDALDGSGKIGMADLMGPLRGTAGYNKLNKRISQVEKKSMAILTPLAKVDQEKIERMNAYKITRKEVTKWEPLVKRNREAPTVFFGEQTDVGFATVGAIASEFTPRTEFEKKMASIVQDDEVVDAHMKDGARLLELNMISVEDVKDRQNHLAKMRSLLFRHEMKSKHIKKIKSKTYHRLKNKDKLKTTFSDEQLDPDSAKELAFKQELKRAEERMTLKHKNSSKWAKRAIRRGLANQDEGTRAAISNQLNQHAILTRKMKSMNDSSSSDDSSDFDDDDDLEAVANNDEPLKLVNKAKEKTLKIIEDEDEAPKSGVLALPFMVRGNERRKRAVDEEARLALKEYDSSLRELEENSDEAERSKKATSSGRRVFGSAAKNQSDEMSRMIKSNRVDRDRNSDSEDEFATEDFGDAVSGRNMVVSQKNVTGALSGRSNPGQEPDFKSFNDIVGEPDPKTTYDVAIFASNSFKKMKSENKKSSTNKNNSKAVDPALLLQETKEEDEDSGSESGEEMVDGILTSGTKQEYKLPSQADLIRNAFAGDDVEEEFEKEKLETLNEENPEPEKPTLVPGWGQWTHIQKKKGLPSWMVEEHAIAQKKREDALKERKDSHLKHVIISERLDKKAEKLHTATLPHPYTSQEQYERTLRVPLGPDFNPATKVGALIRPEVVKEPGVIIKPIEYEEVDPHGKSEEHKGKGKTQPKKNKPDKGKSVRKTKKVKTKTLQ from the exons ATGGCGGAAACAAAACGGAAAAGGATTGATAATGGAGGAAAAAGAAAACCAATTCAGTCATCTTCTGGTAATaataagaagaggaggaagaataaGAAGGACGAGAAACACAGTGGACCTCGCTTACCAAATCAGCTTAGAAAACAGATTGAATTCTTAAACCAGAATAGTGAACCTGTTCattcagatgaagatgatgaggagaTTGATTCGGATGAAGAGGTTGGGGGATTACACATAAATGATGATCTCTACGAGTATGAAGAAGTTATCCCTGAAGAGGAATCTAAGAAGAATCGGAGATTTGATCCTGTTGATAATCTCGAGTATGAACTTCCTGAAGGGTTTAAG GATGAGAATATAGGATCAGATGACAATGAGGAGGACGATGgtgaagataatgatggaagtaGAGGAAATGAGGATTCTGAACTATCGGGTGCTGAGGAGGATGGAAAACATTCTAGGTTGTTGCAAAGAATCACTGGAATGCCTTCTGAGGCGTTTGATG GTAAAGCAGTTAAGAAGAATCTAACTGTATCTGAGGCATATCCTGAATCTGAATTTAATCCTAGTCGAGATGCATTGGATGGTAGTGGTAAGATTGGAATGGCGGATCTAATGGGTCCACTTCGTGGAACTGCTGGATATAATAAACTTAACAAGAGAATCAGTCAAGTGGAGAAAAAATCCATGGCGATTCTTACACCTCTTGCTAAAGTGGATCAGGAGAAGATAGAGAGAATGAATGCCTATAAAATTACAAGGAAGGAAGTTACTAAATGGGAACCCTTAGTAAAGAGGAACAGGGAGGCGCCTACTGTGTTCTTTGGGGAACAAACTGATGTGGGGTTTGCTACTGTAGGAGCAATAGCATCTGAATTTACTCCTAGAACCGAGTTTGAGAAGAAAATGGCTTCAATCGTTCAGGATGATGAGGTTGTGGATGCACACATGAAGGATGGTGCGAGGCTTCTTGAACTCAACATG ATATCTGTTGAGGATGTGAAAGACCGCCAGAATCACCTTGCAAAAATGCGTAGCCTTCTGTTTCGGCATGAAATGAAGTCAAAACACATTAAAAAGATCAAGTCCAAAACTTATCATCGTCTCAAGAACAAGGACAAGTTGAAGACAACATTTTCTGACGAGCAATTGGATCCTGATTCAGCTAAAGAACTTGCATTTAAgcaagagctcaaacgagctgag GAACGTATGAcattgaaacacaaaaacagctCCAAGTGGGCAAAACGAGCCATTCGGCGTGGTTTGGCTAACCAGGACGAAGGAACTAGAGCTGCTATCTCTAATCAGCTTAATCAACATGCAATTTTGACCAGAAAAATGAAGAGTATGAACGACAGTAGTAGTAGTGATGACAGTAGTGATTTTGATGACGATGACGATCTTGAAGCTGTCGCGAACAATGATGAGCCTTTGAAATTGGTAAACAAGGCAAAAGAGAAAACCCTCAAAATTatagaagatgaggatgaagctCCAAAATCAGGAGTTCTTGCCTTACCTTTCATG GTTCGGGGAAATGAAAGGAGAAAAAGGGCAGTTGATGAAGAAGCTAGGCTTGCACTTAAAGAGTATGACTCATCTTTGAGGGAGCTGGAAGAGAATTCGGATGAAGCAGAACGTTCGAAAAAAGCAACGTCAAGTGGTAGACGCGTTTTCGGTTCGGCAGCTAAAAACCAGTCTGACGAAATGAGTAGGATGATTAAATCAAATAGGGTGGATAGGGATAGAAATAGTGACAGTGAAGATGAATTTGCAACTGAAGATTTTGGTGATGCTGTATCCGGCAGAAATATGGTGGTTTCACAGAAAAATGTTACCGGTGCACTTAGTGGAAGGTCCAACCCTGGTCAGGAACCTGATTTTAAG AGTTTTAATGATATTGTTGGAGAGCCTGACCCGAAGACGACGTATGATGTTGCTATATTTGCATCGAACTCCTTCAAGAAG AtgaaaagtgaaaataaaaaatcCAGTACCAATAAAAACAACTCGAAGGCGGTAGACCCTGCTTTGCTGCTTCAAGAGACCAAG GAGGAAGACGAGGATAGTGGTAGTGAGAGTGGAGAAGAGATGGTGGATGGAATTCTTACTTCTGGTACCAAGCAAGAATATAAACTTCCGTCTCAGGCAGACCTTATACGCAATGCTTTTGCTGGTGATGATGTGGAGGAAGAGTTTGAGAAGGAAAAATTAGAAACTCTGAATGAGGAAAATCCTGAACCTGAGAAGCCAACTCTAGTTCCAGGCTGGGGTCAGTGGACTCATATCCAAAAGAAGAAAGGTTTACCTTCTTGGATGGTCGAAGAGCATGCAATTGCACAAAAGAAAAGGGAAGATGCGCTAAAAGAGAGAAAAGATTCGCATCTCAAGCACGTAATTATTTCTGAGAGGCTTGACAAGAAG GCTGAGAAGCTACATACAGCGACATTGCCGCATCCATACACATCCCAAGAACAGTATGAAAGAACTCTCCGTGTGCCTCTTGGACCCGATTTCAACCCAGCCACAAAAGTTGGTGCCCTTATCCGGCCTGAA GTGGTAAAGGAACCAGGTGTAATCATAAAGCCCATCGAGTATGAAGAAGTGGATCCTCACGGAAAATCAGAGGAGCACAAGGGAAAAGGGAAGACACAACCGAAGAAGAATAAACCTGACAAAGGCAAAAGTGTTCGCAAGACTAAAAAAGTAAAGACAAAAACCTTGCAGTAA